A genomic segment from Longimicrobium sp. encodes:
- a CDS encoding M23 family metallopeptidase has translation MRIRLSFRTAAIAVALVEGALLVGVVTFLAITGKALVVRFARPEELRRAEAAPRLVIPVAGVRAGELRDSFGAGRSGGRKHLGIDIMAPRGTPVLAAAPGVIVKRDSSALGGISIYERDLDTRTLYFYAHLQGYRAGLVEGELVRAGDVIGYVGTTGNAQGGSPHLHFGIYTVTDPNRWWHGRDLNPYPLLREATR, from the coding sequence ATGCGCATCCGCCTGTCGTTCCGCACCGCCGCCATCGCCGTCGCGCTCGTGGAGGGCGCGCTGCTGGTTGGGGTGGTGACGTTCCTCGCGATCACCGGGAAGGCGCTCGTCGTCCGCTTCGCGCGGCCCGAGGAGCTGCGGCGCGCGGAGGCGGCGCCGCGGCTGGTGATCCCCGTGGCGGGCGTGCGCGCGGGGGAGCTGCGCGACAGCTTCGGCGCGGGGCGCTCCGGCGGGCGCAAGCACCTGGGGATCGACATCATGGCGCCGCGCGGCACGCCGGTGCTGGCCGCCGCGCCCGGCGTGATCGTGAAGCGCGACTCCAGCGCGCTGGGCGGCATCTCCATCTACGAGCGCGACTTGGACACGCGCACCCTCTACTTCTACGCCCACCTGCAGGGCTACCGCGCGGGCCTCGTCGAGGGCGAGCTGGTGCGCGCGGGCGACGTCATCGGCTACGTGGGAACGACCGGGAACGCGCAGGGCGGCAGCCCGCACCTGCACTTCGGCATCTACACCGTCACCGACCCCAACCGCTGGTGGCACGGCCGCGACCTGAACCCGTATCCCCTCCTCCGCGAAGCCACGCGTTGA
- a CDS encoding short chain dehydrogenase, translating into MKVIVIGGTGTIGDPVADALVAKGHEVVRAARSSGDVRVDITSTASIEELFRAVGRFDTLVSCAGSGAWKPLEQLTDEDFETSLHNKLMGQVNLVRRGLATVADGGSFTVTSGVLAHDPMPGSAAISLVNAGLEGFVRAAALEAPRGVRVNVVSPPWVSETLKAMGMDPSGGMPAAEVARAYVASVEGTQNGAVIDARSFR; encoded by the coding sequence ATGAAGGTGATCGTGATCGGCGGGACGGGGACCATCGGCGACCCGGTGGCGGACGCGCTGGTGGCGAAGGGGCACGAGGTCGTTCGCGCCGCCCGCAGCAGCGGCGACGTGCGCGTGGACATCACCTCCACCGCGTCCATCGAGGAGCTGTTCCGCGCGGTGGGGCGCTTCGACACGCTGGTGTCGTGCGCGGGCTCGGGCGCGTGGAAGCCGCTGGAGCAGCTCACCGACGAGGACTTCGAGACGAGCCTGCACAACAAGCTGATGGGACAGGTGAACCTGGTCCGCCGCGGGCTCGCGACCGTGGCCGACGGCGGCTCGTTCACCGTCACCAGCGGCGTGCTGGCGCACGACCCGATGCCGGGGAGCGCGGCGATCAGCCTGGTGAACGCGGGGCTGGAGGGCTTCGTGCGCGCGGCCGCGCTCGAGGCGCCGCGCGGGGTGCGCGTGAACGTGGTCAGCCCGCCGTGGGTGAGCGAGACGCTGAAGGCCATGGGGATGGACCCCTCCGGCGGGATGCCGGCGGCCGAGGTGGCGCGCGCCTACGTGGCGTCCGTCGAAGGGACGCAGAACGGCGCGGTGATCGACGCGAGGTCGTTCCGGTGA
- a CDS encoding DinB family protein encodes MSAQDSALREQLAKVLEWGEAHVDFDTAVEGIPRELRGRTPGGLPYSPWQLLEHLRITQHDILDFSRNPDYREIRWPDDYWPDSPAPPDAEAWDRSVAAFRADRAALQAMARDPSIDLFAQIPHGTGQTYIREILLAADHAAYHIGELVAVRRMLGAWKKAS; translated from the coding sequence GTGAGCGCGCAGGATTCAGCGCTCCGCGAGCAGCTGGCGAAGGTGCTGGAGTGGGGCGAGGCGCACGTGGATTTCGACACGGCGGTGGAGGGCATTCCCCGCGAACTGCGCGGGCGCACGCCGGGCGGGCTGCCGTACTCGCCCTGGCAGCTGCTGGAGCACCTGCGCATCACCCAGCACGACATCCTCGACTTCTCGCGCAACCCGGACTACCGCGAGATCCGCTGGCCCGACGACTACTGGCCGGACTCCCCCGCCCCGCCGGACGCGGAGGCGTGGGACCGCAGCGTGGCCGCGTTCCGCGCCGACCGCGCGGCGCTGCAGGCCATGGCGCGCGACCCGTCCATCGACCTGTTCGCGCAGATCCCGCACGGCACCGGGCAGACGTACATCCGCGAGATCCTGCTCGCCGCCGACCACGCCGCGTACCACATCGGCGAGCTCGTGGCCGTGCGCCGGATGCTGGGCGCGTGGAAGAAAGCCAGCTGA